The Flavobacterium sp. 1 genome contains the following window.
CCGTATGTTATTCCTGAAAAGGCAAACGTAAAAGCAGTTTTGGATAGAGTTTATACTTTTTTAGAAGCGAATACTGCTTCAAAAGTTGTAAATAAAAAGGATAATTCGGAGGTTACTAATTTCAAAAAAATTGACGGTAATATTGCTTTTGAGAAAGGTGCATTTAGGCTTACGAGTTACGAATGGGGAGTGACTTATGCAGGAATGCTCTTGACTGCAAAGGAGACTTCGGATAAAAAATACGAAAATTATGTAAACAAAAGACTGCAGCTGATTGCGGATCTTTATGCCAATACAGATGAAAAAAACATTGAAAATTCTCCAATACATTCGGTAATTAAACCACATGCTTTGGACGATGCCGGAGCGTTATGTGCTGCCTTTATCAAAGCAAAAAAAATGGGTTTAGCAGCAAACATCGATCCAGTAATCAATAATTTAATTACATTCATTAGTCAAAAACAACAGCGTTTGAGTGACGGAACTTTGGCACGAAACAGACCTCAGATGAACACGCTGTGGCTTGATGATATGTTTATGAGCGTTCCTGCGCTTGCGCAAATGGGAGGTTATACAGGAGATGTAAAATATTTTGATGATGCTGTAAAACAAGTGATTCAATTCTCGCAAAGAATGTTTAATGCCGAAAAAGGTCTTTATATGCATGGTTGGGTAGAGTCAATGCAGGTTCATCCTCAATTTCATTGGGCAAGAGCAAATGGCTGGGCGGTTATGACTATGGTCGAATTGTTGGAAACATTGCCGAAAAATCATCCAGGATATCCAAAAGTATTGGCGCAATTACAAGCTCATATTGCTGGATTGCAAAAATATCAAGATGGAACTGGTTTTTGGCATCAGTTAATTGACAGAAATGATACGTATTTAGAAACTTCTGCGACAGCAATATATACTTATGCCATCGCAAGGGCAATAAATAGAGGGTATGTAGATAAAATGACGTATGCTCCAACTGTTTTACTAGCTTGGAATGCAGTAGCTTCAAAAGTCAATGACAAAGGTCAGGTTGAAGGAACCTGCGTAGGTACAGGAATGGGCTTTGACCCGGCATTTTATTATTACCGTCCGATAAACATATTTGCTGCTCATGGTTATGGTCCAGTTTTATTGGCTGGTGCCGAAGTGATTGCGTTGTTAAATAACAGTCAATTTGAGATAAATGACAGTTCTATACAATTAAAAAAGGGATAATATTTTAGAAAGATGAAGTTAAAAACAGTATTTATATTATTTTATATTTTCTGTACAGTTACAGTTTTTGGTCAAATAGGACAGCGGTTTCCATCTGAAAAAAAGATTGTCAAAGATCCGGTAACAGGCTATGAAATAACTTTTTTGACAAGTAAATCAAAAGGAGATTCCAAAATTTATCCAACTCATCCACAATGGACTTCTGATGGTAATTGGGTTCTATTTCGCTCACATCGCGTTGAGGGGGAAATTATGGCGGTTAATGAAAAATCAGGAGAAATAGTTCAGGTTACCGAAGGCGGTTATTCAGGGACGTTTTGTATTGCTCAAAAATCGATGAAAGTCTATTTTATGCGCGATGCAGCTGAAAAGGCAATGCAGATTATAGAAGTAGATCTGGATAAAGTTTTTAAAGACAGCCAAGCGGGAAAAATGCAGGCTGTCACTGCTTACGAAAGAGTTTGCGGAAAAAGCCCGTCAGAAATGGAAGCTTCCGGAGATATGGCATTAGATGCCGATGAAGATAAAGTATATTTTAGAGTCGGTAAAACGGAAGCTTTTAAATATTTAGATAAAAATGTTACTCTCGAAAAGAATTTTGGTCCTAGAAATATGGGAGCTGGACCAGGAGGTATTTCGAGCATGAATTTGAAAACGGGAGAGTTTAAACATGTAATTTCAGTTCCTTTTCAAATAGGTCATATTCAATCAAATATATGGAATGCTAACGAAATTATTTTTTGCTGGGAAACAGGAGGTAAGTCACCACAGCGTACTTGGGTAGTTATGGCAGATGGTTCGGGTTTACGACCGTTATATCCCGAAGCTTCTTACGAGTGGGTTACTCATGAAGCAGTAATTGGAAAAGATGAGGTTGCCATGGCAATAATGGGACACAGAAAAGTTGACATTCAAAAAGAAACTCCTGCTCAAGTAACCGATAGTAAAGAAGTTAAAAACCCAGAAAACCCTGGGCAGGAAAGTAATTGGGGTGCTTCTGGAACCCGTGAAAAACCTACAGGTTTAGCAATAGTTAATCTAAGAACAAGAGAAATGATTATTGCAGGGCAAACAAATAGCGGGAGCGGTTTTTGGCATGTTCATGGTTCATCTGATGGGAGATGGGCGACAGGAGATGATTTCTCTAGAAGCTTATATCTAATAGACAGAAAAACAAAAGAAATCCTAATGCTTACTACTGGGCATAAAGAAACGGCACAAGACCATATTCATCCAACTTTTAATAGAGAAGGAACTAAGATACAATTTGAATCGGCAATGCTTTCGGAGGATAATAAAACGATGAATATTTGCATTATAAATGTGCCTGAAACATGGCTAAAAAGAAAGTAGAAAAACAGTTGAAAATTAAATTTATATAATGAAAAAAAGTATCGCATTAATTATCATGGTTATCGGATTTTGTCAAATTTCGTTAGCTCAAAAAAACGCTAAAAATGTTTTTCCTGACGGAACAAAAATCCCGGGTTGGTTTAATGATTCGTCTAAAATCAAATTAGAAAAATTAGGAAAACAATATGTTATTACAGATTATGACGTAAAAAACGACAGTACAGTAATTCAGACTGCAGCCATTCAAAAAGTGATCGATAAAGCTTCTGAAAATGGTGGAGGAGTAGTAATTATTCCTAAAGGAGTCTTCATGAGCGGAGCCTTATTTTTTAAGCCCAAAACACATTTGCATGTTTCCGAAGGCGGTGTATTAAAAGGTTCTGATGATATTTCTAATTATCCAATTATGTCTTCGCGTATGGAAGGTCAAAACTTGGATTATTTCCCAGCCTTAGTCAATGCTTATGGTTTGGACGGATTTACTATTTCGGGAAAAGGAACGATAAACGGTAATGGTTATAAATATTATGAAGCTTTTTGGGCAAGACGTAAAGAAAATCCAAAATGCACTAATTTAGAAGTTTCAAGACCGCGATTGGTTTTTGTTTGGAATTCTAAGAATGTTCAATTTCAAGATGTGAAGCTGATTAATTCGGGTTTTTGGACAAACCATTTTTACAAATGTCAAAATGTAAAATTGATTGATTTGTATATTTTTTCTCCGCATGAAAAAGTGAAAGCACCAAGTACAGACGCTATCGATATTGATGTATGTTCGAATTTTTTAGTAAAAGGATGCTATATGTCGGTTAATGATGATGCTATTGCTTTAAAAGGCGGCAAAGGACCTTGGGCAGATACTGAAGAAGGAAACGGGGAAAACACAAATATTATTATAGAAAACTGTACTTATGGATTTTCGCATTCAGCATTAACGAATGGCAGTGAATCTATACATAACAAAAATGTTATCATGCGTAATTGTTCGGTTACAGATGTATCGCGTTTATTGTGGTTGAAAATGAGACCGGATACTCCTCAAAAATACGAATACATTTTGGTCGAAAACATTAAAGGAACTGCCGTAAAAGGATTGGTTGTTTATCAATGGAATCAGTTTTTTGATATGAAAGGACGTAAAGATACTCCAGCTTCTTATGGAGAGCATGTAACTTTACGTAATATCAATTTAAAATGCGATAAGTTTTACGAAGTGCAAAAAGATCCGAACATATTTTTAACGGACTTTACTTTTGAAAATCTGAACATTGAATCCAAAAATGGTGAAATTGATAAAAGCGCCATTAAGGGAGTTACCTTCAAAAAGGTATCTGTAAATGGTAAATTAGTGGATTAGTTATCATAAATAGTTAAAAAAATTACAGTTATTTTTTTAACTGTAATTTTGTTTTTATTCAAATTCCGATCCTTTATTAAATTTATTCTTTTGAAATATTTTTAATAAAGGATTTTCTATTGCGAAATAGTTATGATAATTGATGTGAATTATGAATATTGTGCCAATAATGTAATTATAAATTACGCAGATTATTTGGTTAATTTTTAATAAATATAAAAAAAAATAGCATAAAACAGGATGCGACAGGATACTGTGTCAGGGGTAGTTCTATAATTTTATAAAAAATTAACGATTGTTTCTTTTACAAACTAACGAACCAAAATTATGTTTATGGAATTAAAATTTAATTGTCAAAAATCAGCAAGTAAAATAGTTTTGCTGTTTTTTATGTTTTTTTCCTTTGGGTATATCGGAGCTCAAAGTAAAATTAAAGGTACAGTAAAGGATGTGGCAGGGTTAGGTATTCCTGGCGTTAGCGTGACCCAAAAGGGGACAAAAAATATGGTTGGCACCGATATGGATGGGAATTACAGCATCGATTTAAAAGACAACGGACAACATGTTTTGGTTTTCACTTCGATTGGTTTTAAAAGAGTCGAAGAATCTGTTCAAGGAAGAACTACGATTAATGTAGCTTTAGCAGAAGATAATCAAGTTTTAGAAGAAGTAACCGTGATTGGTTATGGTACTCAAAAGAAAAAATTAACTACTGGTGCAATGTCGTCACTTAAAACAGAAAGTTTTACAGAAAGACCTATTTCAAGAGTTGATCAGGGATTAATTGGACAAGTAGCCGGGGTGAGAGTAAAAACAACATCAGGTTTGCCAGGTCAGCCTTTTAGTGTTGAAATTCGTGGAGGTGGATCCATTACGGCTGGAAATGAGCCATTGTATGTACTAGATGGTTTTCCCATTTATACAGAACCATCAAATGCCAATGGAGGTTTTTCAAACGGAAGCCCATTAGATAACATCAACCCAAACGATATTGCTTCCGTTGAAGTGTTAAAGGATGCGGCGGCGGCTTCAATTTATGGTTCAAGAGCCGCTAATGGGGTTGTTTTAATTACTACTAAAAAGGGGAAATTAGGAAAAACAAAATTCTCTTTTAATACCTATGGAGGAATTAATAAAGAGGCTAATAGAGTAGATATGCTGTCTTCTCAGCAATGGATAGACAGATCAAAAGTAATGCTTGATGCGCAATGGGCAGCTTCTGGAATTTCAGGTGCTTCAGCTTCTCAAACAATGCCAGAAAGGATTGCAACTTATAATTTGACAAACCCCACTACTCCATTAAACCCAACTAATACAAAGTATTATTCTTATATCTACGATGCAAGATGGGATATTCCGGGACATCCAGGTTTGGATTACATTGACTGGCAAGATAAAGTCTTCCAAACAGGCGAATTTACTAATTGCCAGTTTACGGCTTCGGGAGCTACAGATGCTGTTAACTATTATGTGTCTGCTAATTATCAAAAAAACACAGGTTATATAGTAGGTACAGATTACACCGTTTTTTCTGCTAGAGCCAATGTTGATATTAAGTTGTCAGATAATTTTAAAATGGGAATTAATTTAGCTCCATCATATTCGATTAAAAATGATCCAGGAGTAGAAGGAAAGGATAATACATTGTTTAAGGCACTTACAGCGACTCCAGTTTTTGAAAGTACTTCAAATGCTGCAGGAGAAAAATATACTACTAGATATGCATGGGGCAGCAGTACGACCAATATGCTAAACGCATTAAACAGAACTGGTAAAAATTCAATGTATAGAAATTTAATTTCTACGTATGCTACTTATCAATTTGTAAAAGGATTGACTTGGAAAAGTACTATTAACTTTGATAACTCAGATAATACTTTTGAAGGATATACTCCAAATGATGTAATATCTAGTATTAGAGGTACTTATAATACTTATAGAAGGCAAAATATTGTAAATGAAAACACATTAAATTATGATAAATCTTTAGGAAATCATAATTTTAATGTGCTTTTGGGGCAATCTTTCAACTCTTATGAAATTATGAAGTCTACTTTGACATCAGGAGCTTTGTATAATAGTTCTAGTATAGAAACACTGCCTGCAGGATCGATTGGAAGTACAAGTGGAGAGAAGAATACACTGCTTTCTTATTTTGCAAGATTACAATATAATTACAAAGAGAAATATTTACTTTCTTCTAGTATAAGAAGTGATGGTTCTTCGAAATTTGGAAGCGAAAGACGTTGGGGAACATTTTATTCTTTGGCTTTAGGCTGGAGAATCAAGAAAGAAGCATTCTTGGACAATGTTGATTGGTTAAGTGATTTAAAATTGAGAACAAGTCTTGGAACTAATGGCAGCAATAATATTGGAAGCTATGCCTGGCGTTCTACATTGGCAACATATAACTATTCTATTGGCGGTGCAGCTGCAATAGGACAAGGAGTTTCAGGAATTGCAAATCCCGAATTGCATTGGGAAGAATCAAAAAGTATTGATTTTGGTTTAGATTTTTCATTCTTAAAAAACAGAATTTCTGGAACTTTTGAAGTGTATAGAAAAGACAATAGTGATTTGTTGCTAAGAGTTCCTGTACCAACTGCATCAGGATTCCCTAGTTATCTTACCAATATTGGTGAAGTGCAAAATCAGGGATGGGAGTTTGAAATAAATACTGTAAATATTACTGCAAAAGATTTTCAATGGAAGACATCGGCTAATATTAGTCATAACGAAAATAAAGTGTTAGCATTAGGTCCAGACCAAACTAAAATTGAAATTAGTAATGGTTTTGATGGTGGAGTGCCATTTATAAAATTAGAAGTAGGTAAACCAATGTACACTATTTTTGGATTACAGCAAAATGGTGTTGTAACACAAGCTGATATTGATAAAGGAGGGACTACCATTGGCGGTAAAAGCTTAGTTTTAGGAGATCCTAGATATATAGATCAAAATGCAGATGGAAAAATAAATTCAGTAGACCGTGTTGATTTGGGGAATCCAACACCAAAATTCACTTGGGGTATAACCAATGACTTCAAATACAAAGACCTTGATTTAAGCATATTGGTTCAAGGTCAAAATGGGGGTACTGTTTATGGGTTAACAGGAAGAGCTATTGATAGAACTGGAATGGGGCAAGTTGAGAATTCATTAGACGTAGATCCTGCTGTAAGAGGTAACTGGAGAACTACTTTTGGATATCAAGCGAATTCGGATTGGTTGTATAAATCAGATTATATTAGTGTTAGAAGCATATCTGTAGGATATAATCTAAAAGAAGCAGTGAAAAATATAAAGCGTATAGATAATATTAGACTTTATGTTACAGGAGAAAATATATTCTATAGAAACAAATATAAAGTAGGTTTCAATCCAGAAGCAATAAATACTTCAGGAAGTTCAAATAATGATTTTGCAGTTCCTGTAGATTATGGAGGAACTCCTTTGGCAAAATCAGTTGTTTTAGGTGTTAACATTAATTTTAATTAAGATAAAATGAAAAAATATATTTATTTAGTGACAAGTGCTTTGCTGATATTTGCGCTATCATCCTGCGAAAATCAATTGGATCAAGTTCCATTGTCTCAAGGGACGACAGATAATTTTTATCAAACTCCAAATGATTTTATCCAGGCTCGAAATGCTACTTATTCGTATGCTTTTCATGGTGCAAGCACTTATGGCTATGCTAATAGAGTACTAAACTTAAGTGAAACTAGATCGGATAATTTGTATGCCACAACGACTGCTTCTAGAGATTGGGAGGGTATTAATGGGTTTTTTAGTTCCATTAGCTCCAATTCGATGGTAGCTGAGGCTTATACAACTAATTATAGTGCCATTTATAAGGCTAATCAATTAATTGAAAAAATTGCAGAAAAAGGAGACCAAATTTTTACAGTTCCTGCTGATAAAGCGTCGATGCTTGCCGAAGCACGCTTCCTTAGAGCATTCTGTTATTTTGACTTGATACGCTGGTTTGGAAAAGTTCCGTTAATTGATAAAACCATGACAGCACAAGAAGTGGCAAAAATTGGCAGAGCTCCAATTGCAGATATTTATAAATTAATTATCTCTGATTTAGAATTAGCCATTCCAGATCTTAGCCCGTCTTATGATGCTCTAAATTATGGGCGTGTATCAAAATATGGAGCTAAAGCATTATTGGGATTAGTATACATGACTCGCTCAAGCCCTACTTACGGTATTGATGGTGCAATGCTTGGTTTAAATGAATGGGATAAAGCGTATCAACAATTAAATGATATTAAAGCAAGCGGGTTATTCGTATTTGGTACTGATTATGCAACAATTTTTAAAACAGAAGGAATTGCTAATAAAGAAAATGTATTAACTATTCCTTATACACAAAGTATTTCTACTTCAGTTGGAGGTAACTTTATGGTAGAAGTAGGATATGAGCCTTATTTTGCTTCAGTAGGAATATCATCTGCACAAGGTTCATTAGAAGGCAGACCAATATCAACAGAATTTTTAGCAAAGTTTGATGCAACAGACAAAAGAAAAACAGATTGTATAGCAACAAGTTATACGGTAGCTACTGGCACTTATAAAGGAAGTTATACTTTTCCTGTATATAAAAAATACATTGACCCTACTAGATATGGAACTGGCGGGCGTGAAGACTGGGGAGTCGATTTTATGGTAATTCGTTATACAGATGTTTTAATGCTGATGGCAGAATGTACGCTTCACGGAGGCGGAGGAACTCAAGCAGAAGTTGATGCAATTGTAAACAAAGTAAGGGCTAGAGCAGGAATAACTGCTGCTGCAGCTAATATTACTTTGGACCAATTATTTGCAGAAAGAAGAAAAGAATTCTTTTCTGAAGGAACTAGATGGTTTGATTTAATTAGATCAGGAAATGCAGTAACTATAATGAACGCGTGGAGAGCTACAGAAGACGCGGCTAAAAGAATTCAGCCTGTAACTAATAATTCATTATTATATCCTATTCCTTTGCAAGAACTTTTGGCAGTTCCCGGATTATATGAGCAAAATGTAGGTTATGATTAATGATTGATTTTTTTATTGAATAAAATAATAATTTATAAAGGCTGTTTCCTATTTTAGGAACAGCTTTTTTGTAAACTGATTCGACTGTAAATTTTTCAATGATGAATTTAAAAAAAGTATTTATTTATACAGCCTTCTTGTTTTTATGTAATGCAGGAATATACGCACAGCAAAAAAAAACAGCTAAAGAACGAAAGCCTAATGTTATCGTTATTATTGCTGATGATATGGGTTGGAATGATGTTGGTTACAATGGATCGGAAATCAAAACCCCAAATGTTGACAATTTGGCTAAAAATGGCGTGCAGCTTAATCGTTTTTATGTGAGTCCTACTTGTTCTCCTACACGAGCGGCATTGCTTACGGGCAGACCTGCAAGCCGTATGGGAATTTTAGCCCCAATAAGTGATAAAAGCGAATTGAAACTGCCGGATTCAATCCCTACTTTACCTCAATTATTGAAGAAAAATGGATATGAAACCGCACTTATTGGCAAATGGCATTTAGGTTTACAATTGAGCAGCAGTCCAAAAGCTTATGGTTTTGATTATTCCTATGGCTTTTTGCACGGACAAATTGATCAATACACACACCGATACAAAAACGGTGATCAAAGTTGGTATAGAAATGGAAAGTTTATTGAAGAGAAAGGCCACACAACCGATCTGGTAACTCAAGAATCTATTAAATGGCTTTCGGAAATTCGTAATAAAAAGGAGAATTTCTATTTGCAGGTGGCATACAGTGCGCCACATTTTCCTTTGCAGGAAGAAGAAAAATGGAAGATACCTTATAACAAAATAGCTAAAGATAGTTCCCGCAGAGATTATGATGCAGCAATGGCGCATCTAGATCACAGTATTGGAATTTTACTCGATAATTTAAAAAAACAAAAGTTAGACGAGAATACGCTTATTATTTTCATGAGTGATAATGGCGCCATGGAAAATTGGGATTCCAGAAAAGAATATGGAGGAATACATCGATCAAATACAACCTTGGGGGACAATACACCATTGCGCGATTGGAAAACTTCCAATTACGAAGGTGCTGTACGAGTGCCTTGTGTGTTGAATTGGAAAGGCCATTTAAAAAAATATAAAAATTCGGACTACATTTCGGTGATTGATTTTTTGCCTACCATTTTAGGATTAGCTGGGGTTGAAAAATTGCCACAAACGGTAGAGGGGCAAAATATATGGAAGGAAATTTCAGATAATAAGGAAATTAAAGACCGTTCTCTTTATATTCGAGGACATTTACAAGCTTGTTTAATTCAGAAGCCTTGGAAATTGGTTCAAAATTTACCCTCTAAAAAAGGCAAGGATGATTATGAACTGTTTAATATCGAAAAGGATCCAGAAGAAAAGAACAATCTTTTATCTCAAAATGAATCAATTTTTGTGAAATTGAAACAAGAATTGGATATCCAAATTAAGAAAGATCCAAAAATAAAAACGACAAACAAATCAGAATAATTAGGTACAATGTTCAAAAAACAACTCTTTTTTTTATTGCAATAATTGCTTTTTTAACCAATACAGCTTTTGGTCAAAATGATAGAGCAATTGATTTTCCTATTGTAAAAGCTAATGAAAGCGCAACAATTTTTATTGATTCCAAAACAGATAAATTAGTGATTTGGGCGGTCAATGAGCTGGTTTCTGATGTGGAAGAAATAACAGGGAAAAAATTAAACGTTGTTTCCACAAACAAAATTTCTCAAAACGGAATCTATATTGGTCAGGCTTCAAGTTCTTTATTTCAGTCCAAAAATATTCAAAAAGAATTAGCCAATCAATGGGAGAAATTTTATATCAAAAAAGAAGAGAAAAACTTAATAATTGCAGGTAGTGATGTTAGGGGAACTGTTTTTGCCATTTTTGAAGTAGCCGAACGATTAGGAGTTTCCCCTTGGAAATGGTGGGCTGATGTAAATCCGATTGCCAAAAAAGAACTGGTGCTTCAATTACCGTTAAGAGGAATAATCGAAAAACCATCAGTACAATACAGAGGAATATTTTTGAATGATGAAGACTGGGGACTACAGCCGTGGGCAGCAAAAACTTTTGAGCCAGAAACAGGAGATATCGGTCCAAAAACGTACGAAAAAATATTTCAATTGCTTTTGAGATTAAAAGCCAATACAATTTGGCCTGCGATGCATCCGTGTACCAAAGGTTTTTTTACGATAAACGGAAATAAGGAAATTGCCGAAAAATATCACATGATAATTGGTTCTTCTCATGCAGAACCCATGCTTCGAAATAATGTCGATGAATGGAAAAAGAACTATGGAGATTATAATTATTTTACAAACAGTGCTCAAGTAAATAAATATTGGCAGGATCGATTAGACGAAATAAAATCGGCTAATAATGAAGTGGTCATGACATTGGGCATGAGAGGGGTTCATGACAGTAAAATGGAGGGAGCCAAAAATGTAGAGGAATCCATTTCTATGGTTGGAAAAATAATTGGGATTCAGCGTGAAATGTTATCGAATACATTTAAAAAACCGTTAAATGAAATTCCGCAGGTTTTTGTCCCGTATAAGGAAGTCCTGGAATTGTATGATAACGGACTGAAAGTGCCGGATGATGTCACTCTTGTTTGGCCAGATGATAATTACGGCTATATCCGTCGTTTAAGTAATGAAAATGAGCAAAAAAGAGCCGGAGGCGGCGGTGTTTATTATCATCTTAGTTATTGGGGACGTCCTCATGATTATCTTTGGTTGAGTACTACACAGCCAGGTTTAATTTGGAGTGAAATGTCTAAAGCATATCAAAACGGAGCTAAAAAAATGTGGATCGTAAATGTGGGAGATATCAAGCCAGCCGAATATAACGTGGAGTTTTTCATGGATTTGGCATGGAATATCAACAGTATTCCGTTTGATGGAATTAATAAGAATCTGGAACAATGGGTTTCAAGAGAATTTACGCCTGCAATTGCTAGCGAATTAAGCTCTGTTATTACCGAATATTGCCGTTTGGCTTTTATCAGAAAACCAGAATATATGGGCTGGAGCCAAACTGAACCCACCACTTCGATTAAACCTTCTGATTTCTCCAAAGAAGAAATGGAGGAAAGAATAAAAGTTTATGAGAATTTGGTAAAAAAGATAGATTCTTTATCTTCTTTTATCCCGAATGAGCGTAAAGACGCTTGGTTTCAATTGGTTGTTTATCCTGTGACAGCGGCAGCAAATATGAATTTTAAATTTCTGTATTGGAATTTGGAAGCAACTGTCAATGATGAGACTCAAAAAGAAAAATACCATAAGCAGGCATCTGAAGCTTATGAGAAAATAAAAGAGCTTACGGAATTTTACAACACGAAAATGAGTAGCGGGAAATGGAATAAGATGATGTCAATGCGTCCTCGAAATTTACCTGTTTTCGATTCGGTAGCCAAAAATTTAAAGACCAAAGAAATCGATACTAAAATAAACAACACTATTGTAATTCAGGCAAACCAATTTATAGCTTCAAAAAACAGTGAAAATTACAAATGGCAACCAATTAATGGTTTAGGTTTTAGTAACAATGCCA
Protein-coding sequences here:
- a CDS encoding glycosyl hydrolase 115 family protein: MIWAVNELVSDVEEITGKKLNVVSTNKISQNGIYIGQASSSLFQSKNIQKELANQWEKFYIKKEEKNLIIAGSDVRGTVFAIFEVAERLGVSPWKWWADVNPIAKKELVLQLPLRGIIEKPSVQYRGIFLNDEDWGLQPWAAKTFEPETGDIGPKTYEKIFQLLLRLKANTIWPAMHPCTKGFFTINGNKEIAEKYHMIIGSSHAEPMLRNNVDEWKKNYGDYNYFTNSAQVNKYWQDRLDEIKSANNEVVMTLGMRGVHDSKMEGAKNVEESISMVGKIIGIQREMLSNTFKKPLNEIPQVFVPYKEVLELYDNGLKVPDDVTLVWPDDNYGYIRRLSNENEQKRAGGGGVYYHLSYWGRPHDYLWLSTTQPGLIWSEMSKAYQNGAKKMWIVNVGDIKPAEYNVEFFMDLAWNINSIPFDGINKNLEQWVSREFTPAIASELSSVITEYCRLAFIRKPEYMGWSQTEPTTSIKPSDFSKEEMEERIKVYENLVKKIDSLSSFIPNERKDAWFQLVVYPVTAAANMNFKFLYWNLEATVNDETQKEKYHKQASEAYEKIKELTEFYNTKMSSGKWNKMMSMRPRNLPVFDSVAKNLKTKEIDTKINNTIVIQANQFIASKNSENYKWQPINGLGFSNNAMTLFPLDQHYFKKEKAAVSYEFEVPETGNYEVEVHFLPTHSNNFDQEVLIKINENESKSFLINTKDRDTTWKENVLRNSAIVKVPFSVTNPKKQSMTISVNQTGIVLDYISIKRKL